Proteins encoded by one window of Swingsia samuiensis:
- a CDS encoding LLM class flavin-dependent oxidoreductase, whose protein sequence is MKKIGFLSFGHWTPSEHSQTRSAQDTLLQSIDLAVAAEELGADGAYFRVHHFARQLGSPFPLLAAIGAKTSRIEIGTGVIDMRYENPFYMAEDAGAADLISGQRLQLGISRGSPEQVLEGWRHFGYAPPEGKTDADMGRHHAEAFLKLLDGEGFAQPNPRPMFPNPPGLLRIEPHSKGLRDRIWWGAGSNATAIWAAQHGMNLQSSTLKDDETGEPFHIQQAAQIRAYRQAWKEAGHTRTPRVSVSRSIFALINDMDRAYFGRGNSQDQVGLIDEKTRAIFGRSYAAEPESLIEQLRQDEAIAEADTLLLTVPNQLGVKYNIHVIESILTHVAPTLGWR, encoded by the coding sequence ATGAAAAAAATTGGCTTTTTATCCTTTGGTCATTGGACACCATCTGAACATTCTCAAACACGTTCAGCACAAGACACGCTTTTACAATCCATAGACCTTGCCGTGGCAGCAGAAGAACTCGGTGCTGATGGAGCGTATTTCCGTGTACACCATTTCGCTCGACAATTAGGTTCCCCCTTCCCACTTTTAGCCGCGATTGGTGCCAAAACGAGCCGCATCGAAATTGGTACTGGCGTGATCGACATGCGCTACGAAAATCCATTTTACATGGCAGAAGATGCTGGCGCAGCAGACCTGATTTCCGGTCAACGACTTCAACTCGGAATTAGCCGCGGCTCCCCCGAGCAAGTGCTCGAAGGCTGGCGTCACTTCGGTTATGCCCCACCTGAAGGAAAAACAGATGCTGATATGGGGCGTCATCATGCTGAAGCCTTTTTAAAACTTCTTGATGGAGAAGGATTTGCCCAACCTAATCCACGGCCAATGTTCCCTAATCCACCCGGCCTTCTCCGAATTGAACCTCATTCAAAAGGCTTACGTGACCGAATTTGGTGGGGGGCAGGATCAAACGCAACAGCCATTTGGGCCGCTCAACATGGCATGAACCTACAAAGTTCAACCCTTAAAGATGACGAAACGGGTGAGCCTTTCCACATTCAACAAGCCGCGCAAATCCGAGCCTATCGTCAAGCATGGAAAGAAGCAGGACATACACGTACACCACGCGTTTCCGTCAGTCGTAGTATTTTCGCTCTTATAAATGATATGGACCGTGCCTATTTTGGACGCGGAAACTCACAAGACCAAGTTGGCCTTATTGATGAAAAAACACGTGCCATTTTCGGCCGTAGCTATGCCGCTGAACCTGAATCCCTCATTGAGCAACTTCGCCAAGATGAAGCCATTGCAGAAGCTGATACGCTGTTACTGACTGTACCCAACCAATTGGGTGTCAAATATAATATACACGTTATTGAGTCGATCTTAACTCATGTTGCACCTACTTTAGGCTGGAGATAG
- a CDS encoding ABC-F family ATP-binding cassette domain-containing protein, whose product MSLLTITDLTIRIAGRPLLEDASLSVDPGRKIGLIGKNGAGKSTLLGAIAGDISPDSGTITLANRATMGRVKQETPSGNTSLIDTVLEGDIERTKLLHEAETATDPTRIADIHERLIAIDAHTAPARAGAILSGLGFDQEAQLKPVSDFSGGWRMRVSLATALFLNPDLLLLDEPTNHLDIEATLWLESWLAKFSGAAIIVSHDRSLLDNTVDAIAHLDQLKLSLTPGGYDNFVRIRTEKMLQQNRMAERVAAQRAHMQSFVDRFRAKATKAKQAQARLKALERLPQIDSVVEDTPTRFSFPEPQPLPPPMITLDQVTLGYDGRVVLQGLNQRLDNEDRIALLGQNGRGKSTFAKLLAGRLEPMSGSYNHSSKLKIGYFAQHQADELVLTDTPVDHMARAMPDATPVAVRAQLARFGLDADRAENRVSELSGGEKARLLLALSTREAPHLLILDEPTNHLDLDARDALIRALAEFNGAVILISHDSHLVESVADRFWLVENQTISPFEGDMAEYKEWLTERARKARSENSERIKTNQKEKSEHKPELSAAQRRQERKEQTRALAPLRKKGRDAEEQLTRIAKEKQQIETKLADPNLYETSNSDEIVALNTHLSALNAKQEEIEEVWLEIQTELENSLMQ is encoded by the coding sequence GTGAGCCTGCTCACCATTACAGATTTAACCATTCGTATCGCTGGTCGCCCTCTTCTGGAAGATGCCTCTCTCAGTGTCGATCCCGGTCGTAAAATTGGTCTTATCGGCAAAAATGGTGCAGGAAAATCAACACTCCTAGGCGCCATTGCAGGAGATATTTCTCCAGATAGTGGCACAATTACTCTCGCCAACCGCGCAACAATGGGGCGTGTTAAGCAAGAAACCCCTTCTGGAAATACATCCCTTATTGATACGGTTCTTGAAGGTGACATCGAACGTACAAAACTATTACACGAAGCCGAAACAGCAACAGATCCAACCCGTATCGCGGATATTCATGAAAGATTAATCGCCATTGATGCACACACGGCTCCTGCCCGAGCTGGTGCGATTCTCTCTGGCCTTGGCTTTGATCAGGAAGCACAATTAAAACCCGTCTCAGACTTTTCGGGAGGGTGGAGAATGCGCGTCTCATTAGCAACCGCTCTTTTCCTGAACCCCGACCTTCTGCTGCTTGATGAACCGACCAACCATCTTGATATCGAAGCAACACTTTGGCTCGAATCATGGCTCGCCAAATTTTCTGGAGCAGCGATCATTGTTAGCCATGATCGTTCACTGCTTGATAATACGGTTGATGCAATTGCCCACCTCGATCAACTCAAACTCAGCCTAACGCCTGGTGGGTATGATAATTTTGTGCGGATCCGTACAGAAAAAATGCTCCAACAAAATCGTATGGCAGAGCGTGTCGCCGCTCAACGCGCTCATATGCAATCGTTCGTAGACCGTTTCCGTGCAAAAGCCACAAAAGCCAAACAAGCCCAAGCTCGTTTAAAGGCTTTAGAGCGCCTTCCTCAAATCGACAGTGTTGTTGAAGATACGCCAACACGCTTCTCTTTTCCCGAACCTCAACCTCTCCCCCCGCCAATGATCACGCTAGATCAGGTAACCCTTGGATATGACGGCCGTGTCGTTCTTCAAGGATTAAATCAAAGGCTTGATAACGAAGATCGAATTGCGCTTCTTGGTCAAAATGGGCGAGGAAAATCAACATTCGCCAAGCTTCTTGCTGGCCGTTTAGAGCCTATGAGTGGCTCCTATAATCATTCTTCAAAGCTCAAAATCGGTTATTTTGCTCAGCATCAAGCGGATGAACTTGTTCTGACCGATACACCTGTCGATCATATGGCCCGCGCCATGCCTGACGCAACACCCGTTGCAGTTCGTGCACAGCTCGCACGTTTTGGCCTCGATGCTGACCGCGCTGAAAACCGTGTTTCTGAGCTTTCTGGCGGGGAAAAAGCCCGTTTGCTTTTAGCCCTTTCCACACGAGAAGCCCCTCATTTACTCATTCTGGATGAGCCCACCAACCACCTTGATCTTGATGCACGTGATGCACTTATTCGTGCTCTGGCAGAGTTTAATGGTGCAGTTATTCTCATTAGCCATGATAGCCATCTCGTCGAATCTGTTGCAGATCGCTTTTGGCTTGTCGAAAATCAAACCATATCGCCTTTCGAAGGTGATATGGCTGAATATAAAGAATGGTTGACTGAACGGGCGAGAAAAGCACGTTCAGAAAATTCAGAACGAATTAAAACCAATCAGAAAGAAAAATCAGAGCACAAACCTGAACTCTCAGCAGCCCAACGCAGACAAGAACGCAAAGAACAAACTCGTGCTCTTGCCCCACTACGCAAAAAAGGTCGGGATGCGGAAGAACAACTCACGCGTATTGCCAAAGAAAAACAACAAATCGAAACAAAGCTGGCAGATCCTAACCTTTATGAAACAAGTAATTCTGATGAGATTGTAGCATTAAATACACATCTAAGTGCTTTAAATGCGAAACAAGAAGAAATCGAGGAGGTTTGGCTTGAAATACAAACCGAATTAGAGAATTCATTAATGCAATAA
- a CDS encoding DUF2071 domain-containing protein yields MSNIISRYISPSNNFIGMIQNTLANNISLRNKIRQLFKHLPFLVLESDVRNILYANWIVPIQNIAHLVPNNCSLLQHNGYTILTILTYQHGHFGPSALGKARHFFPSPLQSNWRLYLEEVNHKPVTKPTVLFLNNTFNNPLYAVGTRLFSDVMNSHYGKPFQHIVTSSGNKERWISGVNDNGSSPNWAIGGIKSHSQNLPKPFSTFFNSYETALDKLCYQDTAVRLVENLQTLSSADIDLPINIASAIPIDVTHYKPGAFLTSIGATELPFCFVIPSVKFKALSETII; encoded by the coding sequence ATGTCTAATATTATCTCTCGTTATATATCGCCATCCAATAATTTCATTGGGATGATTCAAAATACTCTCGCCAATAATATCTCATTAAGAAATAAAATACGTCAACTTTTTAAGCACTTGCCTTTTCTCGTTCTGGAAAGTGATGTCCGTAATATCCTGTACGCCAATTGGATTGTGCCTATCCAAAATATCGCTCACCTCGTTCCCAATAACTGTTCTTTACTACAACACAATGGCTATACAATTCTTACAATTTTGACCTATCAACATGGCCATTTTGGCCCTTCAGCATTAGGCAAGGCGCGGCATTTCTTCCCTTCTCCCTTACAAAGCAACTGGCGACTATATCTAGAAGAGGTCAATCATAAGCCTGTCACGAAACCAACAGTCCTTTTTCTCAATAATACCTTCAATAACCCTCTATATGCCGTAGGGACACGTCTTTTCAGCGACGTTATGAATTCACACTACGGTAAACCCTTCCAGCATATAGTCACGTCATCTGGTAATAAAGAGCGCTGGATCAGTGGAGTAAATGACAATGGAAGCTCTCCAAACTGGGCTATTGGGGGAATAAAAAGCCATTCTCAGAATTTGCCCAAACCATTCTCTACTTTTTTTAATTCGTATGAGACTGCTCTTGATAAACTCTGCTACCAAGATACAGCTGTAAGACTAGTTGAAAATTTACAAACTCTTTCGTCAGCTGACATTGATCTTCCAATAAATATTGCTTCTGCCATACCTATTGACGTTACCCATTACAAACCAGGAGCCTTTCTAACCTCTATTGGCGCCACAGAACTCCCTTTCTGCTTTGTTATTCCATCTGTAAAATTCAAAGCATTATCAGAAACAATCATTTAA
- a CDS encoding AI-2E family transporter: MHFSFSSPQEQSETNPPARELGKIAGLLRITLSIAAIMLSLWLMKDVLAVVFAAALLAIVLHGLARMLRRRLPFIPYQAAVGLVTLVILLAIVALFWSSGPQISDQFIRLKDALTQQSGDLKTQLSNNTLGKMILDHWPAALGGNDKTTAGLTSWSSGIAGSVTGLLSSAFGVIGTVAVIAIAGLYFALSPAIYIDGLLRLVPPPHRNGTRELLMAAGSTLWAWTAGQALDMLVVGLLSGIGLSLIGVPLALALGVVAGLCNFIPYIGAIMGAVPAIILGFSQGPQEALFVAILYSVIQFFEGNVLAPFIQRHAVHMPPALAILSQTVFSSILGLPGLILASPITAALLAMGNKATAPLEDEDHTRRIVGEISPEDENSDTSEADSKES, encoded by the coding sequence ATCCACTTTTCTTTTTCTAGTCCGCAAGAACAAAGCGAAACAAACCCTCCTGCACGAGAGCTGGGGAAGATTGCAGGGTTATTACGCATAACGCTGTCTATCGCTGCCATTATGCTTTCATTATGGCTCATGAAAGACGTTCTGGCTGTCGTTTTCGCTGCGGCACTCCTTGCTATTGTTCTGCATGGCTTGGCGCGTATGTTACGACGTCGCCTGCCTTTTATCCCTTATCAAGCTGCGGTTGGATTAGTTACCCTCGTCATTCTGCTTGCTATTGTTGCTCTTTTCTGGAGCAGCGGGCCACAAATTAGCGATCAGTTTATCCGCCTAAAAGACGCCCTTACTCAGCAATCGGGTGACCTGAAAACACAGCTTTCAAACAACACTCTTGGGAAAATGATTCTCGATCATTGGCCCGCAGCTTTAGGTGGAAACGATAAAACCACAGCCGGTCTTACCTCTTGGAGTTCTGGAATTGCAGGCTCTGTTACAGGCCTTTTAAGCAGTGCTTTTGGTGTAATCGGTACCGTTGCTGTTATTGCAATTGCCGGTCTTTATTTCGCTCTCTCACCAGCCATTTATATTGATGGCCTATTGCGCCTCGTTCCACCTCCGCATCGCAATGGTACGCGCGAGCTTTTAATGGCAGCAGGTTCCACCCTATGGGCTTGGACGGCAGGACAAGCGCTCGATATGCTTGTTGTCGGGTTATTATCAGGGATTGGACTAAGCCTTATTGGTGTGCCCTTAGCGCTGGCGCTAGGCGTCGTCGCTGGGTTGTGTAACTTTATTCCCTATATTGGGGCTATTATGGGGGCTGTTCCAGCCATCATACTTGGTTTCTCCCAAGGGCCACAAGAAGCACTCTTCGTTGCGATCCTATATAGCGTCATTCAGTTCTTTGAAGGAAATGTTCTAGCGCCCTTCATTCAACGGCACGCCGTGCATATGCCTCCGGCATTAGCCATTCTGTCTCAGACGGTTTTCAGTTCTATCCTCGGATTACCCGGTCTAATCCTTGCGTCTCCAATAACAGCTGCCCTTCTCGCAATGGGAAATAAAGCAACAGCACCATTGGAAGATGAAGATCATACACGCCGCATTGTTGGCGAAATCTCTCCAGAGGATGAAAATTCAGACACCTCAGAAGCAGATTCTAAAGAATCATAA
- the ndk gene encoding nucleoside-diphosphate kinase: MAVERTLSIIKPDATKRNLTGKINAVFEGAGLRIVAQKRIHLTEKQAGAFYAVHKERPFYGSLVASMIAEPVVVQVLQGENAVAKNREVMGATNPADAAEGTVRKLFAESIEANSVHGSDSLENAKNEISFFFAETEILP; encoded by the coding sequence ATGGCTGTAGAACGCACACTTTCAATTATTAAACCAGACGCAACAAAGCGTAACCTTACAGGTAAAATTAACGCTGTTTTTGAAGGCGCTGGCCTTCGCATCGTTGCTCAAAAACGTATTCACCTAACAGAAAAGCAAGCTGGTGCGTTTTATGCTGTGCATAAAGAGCGCCCTTTCTATGGTAGCCTTGTTGCTTCCATGATTGCTGAGCCAGTTGTTGTTCAGGTTCTTCAAGGTGAAAACGCTGTTGCGAAAAACCGTGAAGTTATGGGTGCAACAAACCCAGCTGATGCAGCAGAAGGAACAGTTCGTAAGCTTTTTGCGGAAAGCATCGAAGCAAACTCTGTTCACGGTTCTGACAGCCTAGAGAATGCTAAGAACGAAATTTCTTTCTTCTTTGCTGAGACAGAAATTCTTCCATAA